One part of the Pseudoalteromonas aliena SW19 genome encodes these proteins:
- the pstA gene encoding phosphate ABC transporter permease PstA, producing the protein MVKQWFRSGSPWIWMTGGAVSISLISVLGLLAMIAWKGLSFFWPSEVMQYELEGSIAKQTVIGEVYDREMVPKERLAATGVDVSAFDKEEFERLLIKTGNREYVDLDFRWILETDIKEKSAPATLAVFERSKNGNFYGYLESVIKDGKPVAGDTVEALHELVDRAVDLNDEALDLQNGDIGHINYELERLRLKEKGYLLDNELTDERVAELAQARANLRAEYGVLEKELFALRKLAKRDYVTVKDMRGEIVTIPMYQVLDVWFPNDMGFFAKLGHYFVQLGKFVSDDPREANTEGGVFPAIFGTVFMVMLMAVIVTPFGVVAAIYLHEYAAKNAVTKMIRIAVINLAGVPSIVYGVFGLGFFVYMLGGSLDQLFYPEASPTPVFGTPGVMWSALTLAILTLPVVIVSTEEGLSRIPSTVRDGSLALGATKVETLWRIVIPMASPAIMTGLILAVARAAGEVAPLMLVGVVKMAPTLPLDGNFPYFHLDRKFMHLGFHIYDVGFQSPNVEAARPLVYATAFLLVSVIITLNITAIGIRNHLREKFRSLEH; encoded by the coding sequence ATGGTAAAGCAGTGGTTTAGGTCTGGTTCTCCTTGGATTTGGATGACCGGTGGTGCAGTGAGCATCAGTTTGATTTCAGTGTTAGGTTTATTAGCAATGATAGCCTGGAAGGGATTAAGTTTCTTTTGGCCTTCTGAAGTGATGCAGTATGAGCTTGAAGGCTCTATTGCAAAGCAAACCGTTATTGGTGAAGTTTACGACCGAGAAATGGTACCCAAAGAGCGTTTAGCTGCAACAGGTGTTGATGTATCAGCATTTGATAAAGAAGAGTTTGAGCGTTTACTTATCAAAACAGGTAACCGTGAATACGTCGATTTAGATTTTCGTTGGATACTTGAAACCGATATAAAAGAAAAATCGGCACCAGCGACACTTGCGGTATTTGAGCGTAGTAAAAACGGTAATTTTTACGGTTACCTAGAGAGCGTTATTAAAGATGGCAAGCCAGTTGCTGGTGATACCGTTGAGGCTTTACACGAACTTGTTGATCGCGCAGTTGATTTAAATGATGAAGCGCTTGATTTACAAAACGGCGATATTGGCCACATTAACTATGAACTTGAACGCTTACGGTTAAAAGAGAAAGGTTATTTACTTGATAATGAGTTAACCGATGAGCGTGTTGCTGAACTTGCTCAAGCGCGTGCTAATTTACGTGCAGAGTATGGCGTACTTGAAAAAGAGTTATTCGCACTGCGTAAACTTGCAAAACGTGACTATGTTACTGTAAAAGATATGCGCGGTGAAATTGTGACTATCCCTATGTATCAGGTACTTGATGTTTGGTTTCCAAATGACATGGGCTTTTTTGCAAAACTAGGTCATTACTTTGTACAGCTAGGCAAGTTTGTATCTGATGATCCGCGTGAAGCAAATACCGAAGGTGGCGTGTTTCCTGCCATATTTGGTACTGTTTTTATGGTTATGCTAATGGCGGTAATAGTAACGCCGTTTGGTGTTGTCGCTGCAATTTACTTACATGAATATGCAGCGAAAAACGCAGTGACGAAAATGATTCGTATTGCAGTCATTAACTTAGCCGGTGTGCCTTCAATTGTATACGGTGTATTTGGCTTAGGCTTTTTTGTTTATATGTTAGGTGGTAGTTTAGACCAATTGTTTTACCCTGAAGCATCGCCAACCCCTGTATTTGGTACGCCAGGTGTAATGTGGTCAGCATTGACATTGGCTATATTAACGCTCCCTGTTGTAATTGTATCGACCGAAGAAGGGTTATCTCGAATTCCAAGCACGGTACGTGATGGTTCATTAGCGCTGGGCGCAACAAAAGTTGAAACGTTATGGCGTATTGTAATTCCAATGGCAAGCCCTGCAATTATGACCGGTTTAATACTCGCTGTTGCGCGCGCCGCAGGTGAAGTTGCACCATTAATGCTGGTGGGTGTGGTAAAAATGGCACCTACATTGCCACTTGATGGTAACTTTCCATATTTTCACTTAGATAGAAAGTTCATGCATTTAGGGTTTCATATTTACGATGTTGGCTTTCAAAGTCCAAATGTTGAAGCAGCGCGACCACTGGTATATGCAACTGCATTTTTATTGGTGTCGGTAATTATAACGCTCAACATAACGGCCATTGGTATACGTAACCATTTACGTGAAAAATTCAGATCGCTTGAACACTAA
- a CDS encoding ABC transporter permease subunit has translation MTSNPNKPTFNTDRSRLFKDRFAQFGITAGGVMVLVALLLIFFYLLYVVQPIFESAKVEKRNSLNIANADQIVGLGVEEQTEVAYLLGQQGQVDFYNIEKSNFGKKLKTLDVILPSEASSFATSAPFQGQYAYGLKNGTVVVVVPKFLVTFPNNERKLTPRVDYPLGEMALAVDEQGAAIKRFAFSHYEDKTAVVALTEDKRVLFSSFVAEENMFTGDVEWVVQRTELDIEGRVDELLISPDTTRTFIRSANQIYVYDTRDPSDVEQIQLLSANEERANIVSAQLLAGANSLMLANDNGEVSQWFEVNTDTGREYQKIRSFETSKQSKLNIFTEFYRRTFFTTSSNGELGVYYTTSEAKLWQGKVSEGEIKNFAIAPRSNAALILADDKLTVLEIHNEHPEVTWSALWQEVWYEGYPEPGYIWQSTSASDDFESKFSLVPISFGTIKAAFYAMLFAVPIALSSAIYTAYFMSSGLRKVVKPTVEIMEALPTVILGFLAGLWLAPLIEEHLPAIVGLLILLPLGILGAAFGWTKLPAGIRHKIPEGSHSIILIPVVLFIGWFSFAMSETIELWMFDGNVRQYLTNELGMTFDQRNSLVVGIAMGFAVIPTIFSIAEDAVFSVPKHLSNGSLALGATQWQTLVRVVLLTASPGIFSAVMMGLGRAVGETMIVLMATGNTPIMDWSIFQGMRTLAANIAVEMPESEVGSSHYRILFLAAFVLFIFTFIFNTIAEFVRQQLREKYSSM, from the coding sequence ATGACTTCCAATCCGAATAAACCGACTTTTAATACGGATCGAAGCCGTCTATTTAAAGATCGGTTTGCCCAATTTGGCATAACCGCAGGCGGGGTAATGGTATTAGTGGCACTGCTATTAATATTCTTTTATCTTCTTTATGTAGTACAACCAATTTTTGAATCAGCTAAAGTTGAAAAGCGTAACAGCTTAAACATTGCTAATGCAGATCAGATTGTCGGTTTAGGCGTTGAAGAGCAAACTGAGGTGGCTTATTTATTAGGTCAACAAGGGCAAGTTGATTTTTATAATATTGAAAAATCAAATTTCGGTAAAAAACTCAAAACCCTCGATGTCATATTGCCAAGCGAAGCAAGTAGTTTTGCAACAAGCGCACCGTTTCAGGGGCAATATGCTTATGGCTTGAAAAACGGCACCGTGGTGGTGGTTGTACCTAAGTTTTTAGTTACCTTTCCAAACAACGAGCGAAAATTAACCCCACGTGTTGATTATCCACTTGGCGAAATGGCATTAGCAGTAGACGAACAAGGAGCGGCAATTAAGCGCTTTGCGTTTAGTCATTATGAAGATAAAACGGCTGTGGTTGCGTTAACCGAAGATAAACGTGTTTTATTCAGCAGCTTTGTGGCTGAAGAAAATATGTTTACCGGAGATGTTGAATGGGTTGTGCAGCGCACTGAACTTGATATCGAAGGCCGTGTAGATGAGCTTCTAATATCACCGGATACAACGCGTACATTTATTCGTTCGGCTAATCAAATTTATGTATATGATACACGCGACCCAAGCGATGTTGAGCAAATACAATTGCTTTCAGCCAACGAAGAGCGCGCAAATATAGTGTCTGCTCAATTATTAGCGGGTGCAAATTCGTTAATGCTTGCTAATGATAATGGTGAAGTTTCACAGTGGTTTGAAGTGAATACAGATACTGGCCGAGAGTATCAAAAAATTCGTTCATTCGAGACGAGTAAACAAAGTAAACTCAATATATTCACAGAATTTTACCGACGTACATTTTTCACTACCAGTAGTAATGGTGAGTTGGGTGTTTACTACACAACAAGTGAAGCTAAATTATGGCAGGGTAAAGTAAGTGAAGGTGAAATTAAAAACTTTGCAATTGCACCACGCTCTAATGCGGCATTAATTTTAGCTGATGACAAATTAACCGTATTAGAAATACACAATGAACACCCAGAAGTAACGTGGTCAGCACTTTGGCAAGAAGTATGGTATGAAGGTTACCCAGAGCCAGGCTATATTTGGCAATCAACCTCAGCCAGTGATGACTTTGAATCTAAGTTTTCATTAGTGCCAATTTCGTTTGGTACAATCAAGGCCGCATTTTACGCCATGTTATTTGCAGTACCAATTGCATTGTCATCGGCTATTTACACTGCTTACTTTATGTCGAGCGGATTACGTAAAGTTGTTAAACCAACAGTAGAAATAATGGAAGCACTGCCGACTGTTATTTTGGGCTTTTTAGCGGGCCTTTGGTTAGCACCACTGATTGAAGAACATCTACCCGCAATTGTTGGATTGCTCATCTTATTGCCGCTAGGTATTTTAGGTGCTGCATTTGGGTGGACTAAATTACCAGCCGGTATTCGTCATAAAATTCCTGAAGGCTCTCATTCAATAATCCTTATACCCGTTGTGTTATTTATTGGCTGGTTTTCATTTGCGATGAGCGAAACGATTGAGCTTTGGATGTTTGACGGCAATGTACGTCAATATTTAACAAATGAACTTGGTATGACGTTCGATCAACGTAACTCACTAGTTGTTGGTATTGCGATGGGCTTTGCGGTTATTCCTACTATTTTCTCAATAGCAGAAGATGCTGTGTTTAGTGTACCTAAGCATTTATCAAACGGTTCATTAGCGTTGGGTGCAACTCAGTGGCAAACACTTGTACGTGTTGTATTGCTAACTGCCAGCCCTGGTATTTTTTCCGCCGTAATGATGGGGTTGGGCCGTGCTGTTGGTGAAACAATGATTGTACTGATGGCCACCGGTAATACACCAATAATGGATTGGAGTATTTTTCAAGGAATGCGGACGCTTGCAGCAAATATTGCAGTTGAAATGCCAGAATCAGAAGTAGGCAGTTCACACTATAGAATATTATTTTTAGCGGCTTTTGTACTATTCATATTCACCTTTATTTTCAACACAATCGCTGAGTTTGTTCGCCAGCAATTGCGTGAAAAATACAGCTCAATGTAA
- a CDS encoding glycine cleavage system protein R: MKQLVITILGKDRPGLVENISSVVLENHGNWLSSNLSHLLGHFAGIIQLEVAEEHFQSLQSALNALPKLDVRIEAGNTEIEQSSLEQINLVITGNDRPGIVQELASVIRHKGANITHLNSRQQSAPNWGVPIFSAVATVTLPNGMNKEEVIDALESITSDLIVDTEEV, encoded by the coding sequence ATGAAGCAACTGGTTATTACTATTTTAGGGAAAGACCGCCCTGGATTAGTCGAAAATATTTCCTCGGTCGTATTGGAGAATCACGGAAACTGGCTTAGTAGTAACTTGAGCCATCTACTAGGTCACTTTGCAGGTATTATTCAACTTGAAGTAGCAGAGGAGCATTTTCAATCCTTACAAAGCGCACTCAATGCACTTCCCAAGCTCGATGTACGTATTGAAGCGGGTAACACTGAAATTGAACAATCATCGCTTGAGCAAATTAATCTAGTTATTACAGGTAACGATCGCCCTGGTATTGTTCAAGAACTAGCAAGTGTGATACGCCATAAAGGGGCTAATATTACTCACTTAAATTCAAGACAACAAAGCGCACCTAATTGGGGAGTACCTATTTTTAGCGCTGTGGCGACAGTCACTTTGCCAAATGGAATGAATAAAGAAGAAGTTATTGATGCGCTCGAGTCAATAACAAGTGATCTAATCGTAGACACCGAAGAAGTATAA
- the ppk1 gene encoding polyphosphate kinase 1 — MNAHIEHTHVIEYFSKELSWLSFNERVLQEAKDKSNPIIERIRFLGIFSNNLDEFFRVRVADVKRRILLSKLPNANFEEDEVLLSQIQKKVLLLGKKFNQIHQQILNDLTTHNIHVNRPEKLSEFHLNWLKNYFTDNVLQHISPILLDENRDYSDYVNDTMTYLFVEMSDEKNHYAMLEVPTDRVPRFINLPSEKTRRHKTIVMLDDVILYFLNDVFSSFFSFQTIQGHSIKLTRDAEYNLDDELEEGLLDKMSKGLKQRIYAEPVRLVYDETMPESMLKVMKKRLNVTHHDALIPAGRYRNFRDFIAFPNVGRQYLENKPLPALQSTAFNKHTSVFDAITERDILLYYPYHTFNHLLEYVRQAAFDPKVTQIKVNIYRVASKSRLISSLINAAKNGKQVTVMVELKARFDEQNNIEWAKILSSAGIKVIFGIPALKVHSKLCIIQRKEKGQIVKYAHIGTGNFHEKTAKIYTDFSLFTKHVGICEECDSVFRFIESSYKPFSFEYLMLSPINARDTLLDLIDKEIQHVENGFAGKITVKVNNLVDKQLVDKLYHAGRCGVKIRIIVRGMCSLIPGVAKFSDNIRVISIVDRFLEHPRVMVFGNNGEDKVYISSADWMTRNLDHRVEVGVPILDAKLKLLIIDILELQFKDRTKARLIDKEQKNTYVRRGNRKKIRSQIATYDHLKKWESNYNNE, encoded by the coding sequence ATGAATGCCCACATAGAACACACCCACGTTATTGAGTATTTTTCAAAGGAGTTAAGCTGGCTGTCGTTCAACGAACGTGTGCTGCAAGAAGCTAAAGACAAAAGTAACCCAATTATTGAGCGCATACGTTTTTTAGGTATTTTTTCTAATAACCTTGATGAGTTTTTCAGAGTCCGTGTAGCCGACGTTAAGCGCCGTATTTTATTAAGCAAACTTCCTAATGCTAATTTTGAAGAAGATGAAGTACTACTAAGTCAGATACAAAAGAAAGTATTACTGCTTGGTAAGAAATTTAATCAAATTCACCAACAAATCTTAAATGATTTAACCACACATAATATTCACGTAAATAGGCCAGAGAAGCTCAGTGAATTTCATTTAAATTGGTTAAAAAATTACTTTACTGACAATGTCCTACAACATATATCCCCAATCTTACTTGATGAGAATAGAGATTACTCAGATTACGTAAATGACACCATGACTTACTTATTTGTAGAAATGAGTGACGAGAAAAATCATTACGCAATGCTCGAAGTGCCAACCGATCGTGTACCAAGATTTATAAATTTACCAAGCGAGAAAACCCGCCGCCATAAAACCATTGTGATGCTTGATGATGTTATTTTATATTTTTTAAATGACGTATTCAGCAGCTTTTTTAGCTTTCAAACTATCCAAGGTCACTCAATTAAGCTTACCCGTGATGCCGAATATAATCTTGATGATGAATTAGAAGAGGGTCTGCTGGATAAGATGTCCAAAGGATTAAAACAACGTATTTATGCTGAACCTGTACGCTTAGTCTATGACGAAACGATGCCCGAAAGCATGCTTAAAGTAATGAAAAAACGGCTAAATGTAACTCATCATGATGCGCTGATCCCAGCTGGACGCTACCGTAATTTTAGAGATTTTATTGCCTTCCCTAATGTAGGCCGGCAGTATCTTGAAAATAAACCATTACCTGCATTACAAAGCACCGCGTTTAACAAACACACCAGCGTATTTGACGCTATTACCGAGCGAGATATTTTACTTTACTACCCATACCACACATTTAATCATTTACTGGAATATGTGCGCCAAGCAGCCTTTGATCCTAAAGTGACACAAATTAAAGTTAATATTTATCGTGTTGCAAGTAAATCGCGGCTTATTTCATCATTGATTAATGCCGCTAAAAATGGCAAACAAGTTACCGTAATGGTTGAGCTAAAGGCCCGTTTTGATGAACAAAATAATATTGAATGGGCAAAAATATTAAGCAGCGCAGGCATTAAAGTAATTTTTGGTATACCCGCGTTAAAAGTGCACAGCAAGTTGTGTATTATTCAACGTAAAGAAAAAGGCCAAATAGTAAAGTATGCGCATATTGGAACCGGTAATTTTCATGAAAAAACCGCCAAAATATATACCGACTTTAGTTTATTCACGAAACATGTCGGGATCTGTGAAGAATGCGACAGCGTATTTAGATTTATAGAAAGCAGCTATAAGCCTTTTAGTTTTGAATACTTAATGCTATCACCTATCAATGCTCGTGACACTTTACTCGATTTAATCGATAAAGAAATTCAACACGTCGAAAATGGTTTTGCCGGTAAAATTACCGTTAAAGTAAATAATTTGGTCGACAAGCAGCTTGTTGATAAGCTTTATCATGCTGGTCGTTGTGGCGTTAAAATTCGCATTATTGTGCGCGGTATGTGCTCATTAATACCTGGGGTAGCCAAGTTTAGCGATAACATAAGAGTGATTAGTATTGTTGATCGTTTTTTAGAGCATCCTCGCGTAATGGTGTTTGGTAATAACGGCGAGGACAAAGTGTATATTTCGTCTGCTGATTGGATGACCCGTAACCTTGATCATCGTGTTGAAGTGGGCGTGCCAATTTTAGACGCTAAATTAAAGCTGCTCATTATTGATATTTTAGAGCTACAATTTAAAGACCGCACAAAAGCACGCTTAATCGACAAAGAACAAAAAAACACTTATGTGCGACGTGGGAATCGTAAAAAAATTCGTTCACAAATAGCGACTTATGATCATCTAAAAAAATGGGAAAGTAATTATAACAATGAGTAA